The Oncorhynchus mykiss isolate Arlee chromosome 8, USDA_OmykA_1.1, whole genome shotgun sequence genome includes the window GAATGAGTTTGAATAGATGGCTGGTGCTGGGGTAGGAAGGGGGTGGATGAGAGTACATCAGTACATGAGAGTAATATGATATGCTGCAGTGACAGAGAtgtgtgatatataggcctaggTATTATATGTCTAACATAGTTGTCGTTTATGCACCTACACAATTCCTAATCTGGCCCTCAATTCCTAATCTGGCCCtcaattcccaatctggccctcaattCATAATCTGGCCCTCaattcccaatctggctctcAATTCATAATATGGCCCTCAATTTCTAATCTGGCCCTCAaatcccaatctggccctcaattcccaatctggccctcaattCATCATCTGGCCCTCAATTCCCAATCTGTCCCTCAATTCCTAATCTAGCCCtcaattcccaatctggccctcaattcccaatctggccctcaattcccaatctggccctcaattcccaatctggcctatcatggccacctaatcatcccaaacttccaattgtctcattcatccccTCTCTTCCTGCTGTAAACGAGAATATGtgctcagtcaatttacctggtaaaataagggtgaATAATAAATAAATCCCACCCGACTCTTCCTCTTTTATGGCCTATGGATCATGATATGGGATTCACATTTACATTATTCTTATACGTGCCATGGTCAAAGGCACACTGGTAGATGTTTTATCTAGTCGGCTCATGGGATTCAAACCAGTCTACCTTTCGGTTACTTACTCAACACTCTTaaatcgctaggctacctggcacCTGTAATGATAGGgtcgctaggctacctggcacCTGTAAGGATAGGgtcgctaggctacctgtaatGATAGggtcgctaggctacctgccacctgtaATGATAGggtcgctaggctacctgccccctgtAGTGATAGGGTCGCTAGACTACCTGGCACCTGTAATGATAGGGTCGCTAGGCCACTTTGGCAACTGTAATGATAGggtcgctaggctacctgccacctgtaGTGATAGGgtcgctaggctacctgtaatTATAGggtcgctaggctacctgccacctgtaATGATAGGTTCGCTAGGCTACTTGGCACTTGTAATGACAGGgtcgctaggctacctgtaatGATAGAGTTGCTAGGCTACCTGGCACCTGTAATGATAGGgtcgctaggctacctgtaatGATAGGgtcgctaggctacctggcacCTGTAGTGATAGGgtcgctaggctacctgtagtGATAGGgtcgctaggctacctgtagtGATAGGgtcgctaggctacctgtagtGATAGGgtcgctaggctacctggcacCTGTAATGATAGGgtcgctaggctacctgtagtGATAGGgtcgctaggctacctgtagtGATAGGgtcgctaggctacctgtagtGATAGggtcgctaggctacctgccacctgtaATGATAGGgtcgctaggctacctgtagtGATAGGgtcgctaggctacctgtagtGATAGGgtcgctaggctacctgtagtGATAGGgtcgctaggctacctgtagtGATAGGgtcgctaggctacctgtagtGATAGGgtcgctaggctacctgtagtGACAGGgtcgctaggctacctgtagtGATAGggtcgctaggctacctgccacctgtaATGACAGGGACTGGCGCCACAGAATGGACTCCAAAGTCAAGTATAGCATAATAAACCTCCTACTCATCATGGTACCGACCAGGGATGAGGGTCAGTTGcaatttaaattccagtcaattcaggatgtgcactgaaattccaattctcttcgATGCTTTTCAATTGGGAAAAGTGGAATTTgatttactttctgaattgactgactgGAATTTAAATTCATTTGACCCCCAACCCTGGTACGGACTTCTAGGGGGCAATCTGAGTTTGCAACTTTGCTGTCCTAATCCGTAATTCTTCTGGCTTTTGTTCATTTAGTTTGGTTGTATAAATGCTTGAGTAACTCTCTGCTGTTCCCAGTTTGCCGTATGAATGAAGAGACATTCTCTACAGTGTGACCAGACTGTGTGGCCTGCATACCTTAATAAGACCAGCATCAGAGGAAAATAGAGTAGGATTGTGGGGTGTATGAATAATTCAATAAAACATAGCTTTGCTCTTAAAACGAAAGTCTTCTTACTCAGACCATCACTCTAGTTCACTGTTATATCTGCCTGTGGCCCTACTTTGTCCATTATGCCCAGACTAGTAGACATAGTGTAGAGGTTTCTGCTTTCAAATGCAGCATTTCAAACATAGACCAACAGCAGCCCCATTTTCTTGAGAACTTTTCTTCTCTTGTTCAAATGTTAGACCAgggctctcctaccctgttcccagagagctactgtcctgtatgtttacaccagggctctcctaccctgttcccaGAGAGccactgtcctgtaggtttacaccagggctctcctaccctgttcccagagagctactgtcctgtatgtttacaccagggctctccaaacctgttctgaGGTGTTCCTCATATTTGTCCTGTttacaaaaaaaattaaatgcaTTTTACCAAGAaaccatttcaggctatcaatcaaatTAGAGTAGCTAGACTGTCTGACTATCGTAGCAGGCATATCTGCTGGAAAAGTtgagactttagaaaagcaagcaataactaaatgtaatgaaattcctttcagtcttttacccagattttatgcagagaagcatattttgttTTTTAATAAAGAACCACAAGtcaggatacagacagctcaaaaGGTGTGCTTAGAtatgtaataatatatatatatatatatatatatatatatatatagcattaAGAATAATGATTATgactctagattgcaggaaaaagctgtttcaagtgtttgaaaaatgctaaattctcCAATTTACTTAAAGGGGAATAACTCCCTGGACCCACTTCCAGGCATTCTCACATAACTTGTGCCCCCTCTGATCTTTATTCAACATTATATAAATCCCTTTTAGAGGGTCAGAAATGGACCTAAACATTCTGCAGGTGGACTTAAACAAAAATCCAGTCGTTTGATCATGCGAAAACTGCAGCTGTTGTTGCTCTAATATTATCCGACATGGCACGTTGTGTTCCTGACTGGGACGTATAGATCTGTTACAGTAGTAGGCTAGGCTGTAGCTATATCAAGCAGACGTGCATCTAGTCCTACCGACTGTAGCCTAAAGCATGAGCTTCATAAATGAGTGAAGAAATATTAGAAAATAGACCATCATGGTCCGACATTATTTAGCTGGATTCCTAATAAATTACCTCCAAATGCGGTTTGCTGTAAACATCCGTCTCTTGCCCAGAGGCGCTATCCCTAGTAGCCGAACGCATGATCGAAGATGTCAATATTCACCATTTTAGAGACAAAGTTGCTCGAGCAAATAGATTGTAAAGTGCAAAATAATTGATTGCCAATTCGATTGAACATCAAAGCGCAAAAGTATGTTCCAGAAATAATTTCTAGCGGGGTTGGTTGAGGCAGCAATTTCTATATTTGGGCACGGAAAAGAACGTCACAGCGACAGCGTTCGGTGTCAggttagaagaaaaaaaaaagaaacgtttaAGCACGCACAGACGTCAGAGCGCTCTGACGTGGAGTCAACCTTGGCAACAGAGCCATGGAACAATAAACAGCGCACGGAGAGGTGCAGACCACTACGTTAATAATAATGACCCAATTTTAGACAATTGTGTAACTGCCCCCTATAGAAAACCCATTCACTTTCATAGTCTATATAAAGTGTAATTAGTTATACATGTCAGTGCAaaattgatgttttttttttatatataaatagaAGGTAGACGTGAATAAataatttaatattttatttcgtTCAGTTTATTTCTTACGTTTCACAAAGGTTCAGTTCTTTGTAGTATAAAAATAATTAGACATTTCACAAAAGAAAAAACGTTTTCACAGAAAACTTTCATACTAGGAGAGACCAACCAGACATGGCTAGACAAGCACATGATTATTATTAAATATCAAACATACAAGAAGCTCACATTCCATCAACTAGAAAACAAACAGGTCAAGATAACTGTATTGCTCTGAACACAGAAACAACTATGTTATCTAGCACCATAAAAATCAACATAACTATTTTGTAAACCCAAACGATTGGTTTTATTAGTTAAACATGCTTTAATCAGCTACATAGTCGAAAGAGGCAAGTAATAGCCTATTACAGTCCAtacaaaacaaatatattttgctTCTTGGTTGTGTGAGTCCAAGTCCATATCTCTGTAATCATTCTGCACAGTCACCacatactggtactgtacacgGGGGAAGTGCTAAATGTGCTCTAGAGGAAATGGTGTTGTGTGGAAGAATGTGCCTTCCCCCaagcgcactactttagaccagagccctatgggacaaAAAAAAGCAATTAACTAGGTCataggttgtcatttgggacacaactaTGGTTCTCCTGCTCACAGGGCTAGGAGTGTAGGGGAGCTGAGGGACTAGGGTTCTCCTGCTCACAGGGCAAGGAGTGTAGGGGAGCTGAGGGAGTCAGAGGATTGATCGTTGCTGCTGCTCCCTCTCTGTTGGGCTACGCCACAGGTAGGCAACGCCTCCGCCTCAGGATAGCTGAAGACGAAGGAAGATGTGTACGTGGTGCAGGCTGGGGTGCAGGTGACCACAGGGGTGCACAGGGGCTCAAAGTCATTATTGGCTGTGCTGTAGAGAGGCTCCCAGTCCTGGGTGTACAGGGAGCTGGTCAGATCTACATCGGGCACCGACCGGGCCGTCTCCATCTCCGTCTTGACGAGGAGAGACAGGGACTCCTCCAGGCAGGCTGTGTCCAGGTCGGCCATCTTGACGTCAGAGACGGTGGACAGGAGGGGGCTGCTGGAGAAGATTGAGGCTGAGGTGGAGAGGTTGGAGCTGGCGGTCAACGGAATGGAGGTGAGGGGAGTTGCAGAGCAGACGGAGCTGGAGACCATGCTTTGAGGCTGGGGTGGAGACAGCTGGATGGAGACCCCGTAGgagtgggaggggaaaacagTGTCCATATCAGAGGGGATCTTGCAGATGGGCTGGTGGGCTGCCAGGATAAACTCCAACTTCTCCTTCTCTTTGAGCAGGTTGGCGATGTCGTTCTGGAGAGCGGACTTCTCGTCCTCCAGCTCGTCAGTTTCACCCTGCAGAGTGTCGGTGAGTTCCTTCCTCCTGTTGCGACATTTAGCTGCTGCCTGCTTGTTCCTCTCTCTACGGaaactcttcttctcctcctcctcaggagAAAgctatagaagaaaaaaaaaaaagaaaatgaattCCCCACCATCTTTGAATGCAATGTCATCATTAAATCCTACATGCACTGTTCTCCATATTCAAAACCAAATGAATAATTATACAATGCTTCTAGATCAGGTCTAAGGATCAGTTAAGATAGTTACCTGCTCCATTTTGGCTCTGCGCCCAGAGCTGTGGCCCTTGTTCCTCATGGCGCTAGTGTAGGTTGGGGGGCTGGCACTGTAGGGATGGACTCTGTGAGAAAGGGCCACGGAGGATACGAGCGGCTGGTCCATCCACTGCAGGTCTGGACTGGCAGAGATGGCCGTGACAGTAGGGATGAAGGAGCCACTGGATGCTGAAGTCAGGTCTGTGAAGTCCTGTTCGAGAATGAGGAGAGATTTCAGTCAATACAGGAGCATTTCTATCCAGACAGGGTAGACTACTAGGGTGGGTGGGTGATGCTGCTGAAGCAATGCACCGCATCATGTCCCTTCATGCATATGAATGAAGCCAGTTGGTCGGTCTATTAAAAAGCCATACGGTCTataaatatcccccccccccccccccccccgatgtaAGCTATGACGCAGAACTTTTCTCTGGGGTTTCCTCGCTAAATGAATGAACTATAGGAGTATGTTGTCAGTGTTGCAGAGCAGAACCGAGTCCGATGCTTCAACAGCTTGGCTACTATAAGGAGACTTCATGCACTGTTATAGCCTAACATGTTATTGGTTTATCTAATAcaattacagtaaaaaaaaaaaaaaggattacTGTAATGTTAATACACTATAGtatcagtgcttgacttgaaCTGAAGTAGGTGCTGACACTGTTTATAAAATGTATCTGCGGGAGTTCCACAATACTTTCGAGCTAATATCCTATAAAAGGAGTACAGGAACGTTGAACTCAAACAGTATTACATTTGAGGTGTCGATACTCAGCTCTGGTGAGCTCCTTCCCAAGTCAAGCGCTGACTAGTAGTACAGTTATCAATGACATTGTAACTAAGGAAATATGCCATAATTGATCGATCAACGTACCTGAGATTGTGGAGAGCATATAGTGGAGTAAGATCCCGCAGGAGAGTTGTAGTAAGCTAGGTTGTCGCAAGCTGGAGAAGCGGTACTGCACCGGGAAGAGGAGTCACAATCTGTGTTGAAAGCGGAGTACATTATCGTTTCAGGAGATCACGAAGAAACTCGGCAAAATCCAAAAAGCGTCGGATAAAGTTGTCGAAGTCAAGTGATCCCTTTTGGCAGGTTAGCTGTTGTTGATAGAGATCCTGTGTTGAAGTCTATTTCGTATCTTTGCGTTCTCTTTTTAGCTGCTAAAAGTTTGACTGCGGACTCTGACAGCTCGCAGGGTTTTTATAGTTTTCCACCCGACTGGCGAGGAAATACTCATGACGTAGGCTTGGATCGTACCTCCATGATCAGCGCGACATAACAACAGTTTTAAAACATACTAAATACTCATTTTGACACTCGTAACACGTTGCATAGTGTAGAATAGTTAAAACGTGTGATTTAACGTGCGTTTGATGTGTGTTTATTGTATAAGATCAAAAACATAAAAGTTGCAACGTCGAAGTTACCATTCCCAAGAAATGGAATGTTCCAAAAGGAGATCCCGTCCACGTAATTTACCTTATATGGTGTATCCTGTTAAATGGGCGTGCCCTGCTTGGAAACACCAAAACTATCCTGAGATCAGCTACAATTGGCTGACAGCAGCATAACGTTATAATGTAACGACAACCAGTGTTGGGGTAGCTACTCTGAAAAATATACACGGACTTACACGAAACCATAGCaacaccttcataatattgaATAGTTCACTATACCCAAACTACTTTGTGAAAAAGTAGCATACATCTAAATCTGcaatgtcatagactacaaattgcaaggaCAGAGCACACTGGAGTCAGATGTTAATAACAGAATGTGTCATTTCGCCTATTAAACACATACACTacgtttcaagtgagaattaatTGCACGTTTTAATGTCACgggcacaagtacagtgaaatacattttattgcCAGCACTaaatccaacaatgcagtaatcagtatagcacaaaaaaaaaaaagaccacaCCAGGTAGAACATAAACACACGAGAAATCAAAACAAACAAATGAGAAGAACACAAGAAATTAAGAagctgtatacagggtcagttccaataccataataacaatgtacagggatactggagtgatgggggTAGATATGTAtcggggtaaggtgactaggcatcaggatatatgattatatgtgagtgtgtgtgcatgtgtgtagagtcagtatacatgtgtgtgcatgttatgtgtgtgtgagcaaattaagtgagtgagtgaatgtgagtgaatgtgtgtgtgtgtgtgtgtgtgtgtgtgttttgaagttGCTCCACTCATCAAATTTTTCACACCCTGGGTTGTTCCTGATGCTCTGTATCATCCCATTTATCCAAACATCAAATTTCCAAAGTTAAGAGTTCAATTTAGGCCCTCATTCTGATTGGTTAAGGTAAGATTTAAGGTTTGTGATAGGGTGAAAACATAAAGTAAAACCACTGTCCACCACTGGGATCGAACACACAGCCTCCTGATCCAGTGTCATGGAATTACTGATGATATGGGACATACTCAACTGTCCTATTTGTGGAATAAAATATTGAACAACTTGACATTGAAGTCTCAATGGGTAGGCCTCATGATGTATAAATATGTTACGTCCTCGGTTAAGGAGGGTCCCCAAGGACTATGTAGCGTTTAACATTACATCCGATTTCAGTTAAGTCATTGAGAAGATACTAAAGCACCTCACCAGTGTGAACCGATTCAACACAAAGGTAGTACTTGTAACTGAAACAACGGACCAATAACCTGCgtatagaatataataacttctgattggctgggcctcaGCTCCCCTGTGGGTGGGCCTAGCTCCCCTGTGGGTGGGCCTAGCTCCCCTGTGGGTGGGCCTAGCTCCCCTGTGGGTGGGCCTAGCTCCCCTGTGGGTGGGCctgtgccctcccaggcccaccccatggctgcacccctgcccagtcatgtgaattccATAAATGAATTTACAACATAGATAAAAAAGATTTATGGAACTATTGTGCAGATCATAAACAGAGGGGTTATCATAATAAACAGCCGCTGAACTGAAGCCAACAACATCTCCTAGACTACGCATGTACTTTGGCCCAAGGCAACTGAAGCCAACAACATTCCCTACGCTACGCATGTACTTTGGCCCAAGGTAATGTTTGTACCTGTTGGGCCTACCTGTGGAATCCAGGTGAGGTGATGGGAGGGCGTGGCAGTAAGTGGAACAACAGGTACAGAgtagattcttgatgaaaacctgttccagagcactgAGAACCGCAGACTgctgtgaaggttcaccttccaacaggacaatgacccgaagcacacagccgagacaatgcaggtttggcttcgggacaagtctctgaatgtccttgagtggcccagccagagcatggacttgaacccgatctaatatctctgggtagacttgaaaatagctgtgcagcgacgctccccgtccaacctgacagagcttgagaggatctgcagagaagaatggaagaaactcctcaaatacaggtgcgccaagcttctagcatcaaacccaagaagactccaggctgtaatcactgccaaaggtgcttcaacaaggtactgagtgaagggtctgaatacttatttaaatgtgatatttacataATTAAAAAcgtatttttttcttcatcattTATAGGgtgttgtgtgcagattgatgagggggaaaaaacaattgagtacattttagattaaggctgtaacgtaacaaaatgtggaaaaagtcaaggagtctgaatactttctgaaggcactgtatgtctcatATTTAATATAttatctatattatattatatatgatGATTCAATTCCATGTTTATTTTTTGACTCAACAAGTCCTGAATAAGTTATAATAGTTCCAAAAATATACCTCCCCGTGTAGGCTTCATAACAAACTTTGTTTATTCTGCAAAAGTTTTTGATAAACATTCttaaatagtttaaaaaaaacatcactcTCATAGACCAGTAGCCTATATATTAGAAGAGGGTTCCCCGCCCCCCCTTCCccgcccccctcctccccagtggCAGTGTTGCCCTGGTATCTGTTTTGTTGAAcattctgcgttgtcttggcaacGCCCCACCCCTTAGCTGTCTGTGACGCTCTGGTTTTTCATAGCGGTCTTTCAGAGCGGAGCGGTGGAATGCAACGCATGGTTAGTTGATCACTGTTTATTTAGGTAGCCCGAGTGATTGGCAGACTCGAAATACACAACATCGGACTTGATTTTGAGGGGATTTCAGATGTTTGTTTATGAACTTAGAGTCAAATGCAGTGTATTTAGGCTATAGCATTGCCGGTTCAGCCATACGTAGAAGTTGTAAAGAAGGTTTTAAACAAGGTTAGGCTATACTCTCCCATCAATGATTTTTCCCCCAAATGGTTATACACAAGAGCAAGCACATTTTTGCCGAACAAAATATAAAAATgcttgatttattttattttgtcatCATATATCAATTTTGGCAATAGTTTTATGGGAGTTTTAATGGAAAAAATGAAAAGCATTCCTTGTGAGTGTTCCCATTAAGCTAATCAATCAGAATTTTCCTTTCCATAAATGCGAATTAAAAGTAAGCGGGATGGAATCAGTCCTTCCTTTGAATAATTGCTTCTCAATTCTATTCAACAGTGCACAAACAGTTCCCTATTCAGACCTCTCTTTCAACAAGGGTCTGCTCAACGATTTCATCTGCCTGGTTTGTTGCCTGAAATGCCAATGATGTCATCTGTAGACCCTAACAGGCGTTTGGatctaaacatagaactcctttcaaagcatttctcACATTCACACTTAAGTGACCCGAGTGAAACAGGGGACATGGCTGCTGGTAAACGCGAGGCAAACCCTATTTTggaaggtagcctagcagttaagagcatttttttattttacctttatttaactaggcaagtcagttaagaacaaattcttattttcaatgatggcctaggaacagtgggttaactgcctgttcaggggcagaatgacagatttgtaccttgtcagctcggggttttgaacttgcaaccttccggttactagtgcaacgctctaaccactaagctaccctgcatttggccagtaactgaaaggtcgctggtggGAATCCCCAAGCCGGCAAGGTGAAACAATCTGCCATTCTACCtttgagcaagacagttaacccccaacaactgctcccaagcaatgttccctctaatttaTTTTAATCACTGAGCAAATGTCAGGTCTGCTGAGAGCAAACTTGAgcattgtgaaaattctgtgcaacttccagtgtGCATTTACTGTGAAcgctgaggctgtacccactttaagttagttttaacaTTGGTCAAGTAGGAttctgtggctatttgatcataacgtaggcctaccagagtggtcTACCAtcaaaaaacaatggagaaaatgcatcccataacattttaacatggaaatagctgttccaTCATTCAACCTATAGTAGCAGCCAATGAGTGGTGTTCAatgcctacattccatgagactttggagagaaaaaaaacaagcatGGCTTGACCTTTAACCTGTTTATGCACTTGTCCTTCAggcaaggaggtgactgaaaatgatGTTGTTTGATGCATGAAACCACTTTACTAAATAAAATGCATCATTatccccataccattattacatagaatcagacaaattatgatACCTTCTGCCTATTGgttacttagcttattcaagcctgtctcaaaatacaacactgctcctttaagacaaaaaaaaaacatctctttACCTGACTCCCTTTTCAAAGATGTTTAGAAATACAGATGTTTtctgctcttgtaggaagcaatcacacccccattgctgactacaaatgatatataactgggctaataactcactaactagcaaaggaaaTGAAGAAATATACAAACGATCTATCATTCAAAACTAGCAGTATTTCTCTTGATTCGTCATTCAGGATAATGGGATAATTAGGAGTACACTGCCATCTCCCATGCCTGGATTGAGGTATGTTTTCTGAGCCATATCTCATACCGGGTCCACACGGTCCTTATCATGGCAGCCTTGTTCCGCCTAGAGAGAGATTGTAATGAACATCTAGTCCAGTGGTTCCCAGACCTTTTTCATTCAGGCCTCCCTTCCAGGattgatgcactacccaatttctaaattgcaccttgtgcattctactattacaacatTCAAGAGTATATTGAAATCTGGAGTATATTGAAATTGCCACAGTTTGGCAACCACTGATCCAGTCAGATTCTGGCTATGCTACTTTAAAATCActtggacaacgctgggccaattgtgcaccagcctatgggactcccaatcacatccagatgtttattttttacctttatttaactaggcaagtcagttgagaacaaattcttattttcaatgacggcctaggaacagcgggttaactgcctgttcaggggcagattgacagatttgtaccttgtcagctaggggatttgaaattgcaaccttccggttactagtccaacgctctaaccactaggctaccctgccacaccAAATGTgcttcagcctggattcaaacaagggactgtagtgacgcctcttgcactgagatccAGTGCCTTAAACCACTGTGTCACTCGGGAGCAAAACATGCTGCCAGTAATTTTCTTAAAGAAGCTGTTGAGAAGAAGACCATTCATCTGAGCCAGGAAAGTGTCccaaaatggccccctattccctacaaagtggtacactactaccctatgggccttggtcaaaagttaTTCTGCTGTCCCCACGGGattaaccctttttggttccaggtaagaaccctttttttttggttccatgtacctggaacctaaaatggttctacaaagggttctcctatggggacagccaaagaacccttttagactCTAGATAGCACCTTGTTTTCCTCAGAGTGTAGGCTAGATAAGGAACAGGGTACAATTTGATTATGGGATGTAGACGTATTCGAGGATACACTTCATCTCCTGGAGAAAAATATTGCAAGAATAAGATTGAATCGTTGTAATATGCATGTAGCCTATTCTAAAAAAAAAGTTAGCACTTTAATAGAATGAATTACTGACACGGATTCATTTCATTGCCTATTTCAGTTTTTCTCTAGGGAGTGTTTGAATGGTCCCACTTAGCTCAACACTCAAG containing:
- the LOC110529274 gene encoding proto-oncogene c-Fos; protein product: MYSAFNTDCDSSSRCSTASPACDNLAYYNSPAGSYSTICSPQSQDFTDLTSASSGSFIPTVTAISASPDLQWMDQPLVSSVALSHRVHPYSASPPTYTSAMRNKGHSSGRRAKMEQLSPEEEEKKSFRRERNKQAAAKCRNRRKELTDTLQGETDELEDEKSALQNDIANLLKEKEKLEFILAAHQPICKIPSDMDTVFPSHSYGVSIQLSPPQPQSMVSSSVCSATPLTSIPLTASSNLSTSASIFSSSPLLSTVSDVKMADLDTACLEESLSLLVKTEMETARSVPDVDLTSSLYTQDWEPLYSTANNDFEPLCTPVVTCTPACTTYTSSFVFSYPEAEALPTCGVAQQRGSSSNDQSSDSLSSPTLLAL